The Aspergillus fumigatus Af293 chromosome 3, whole genome shotgun sequence region GGAGCATGATGCGTGCGCTCGTTATGGATAAAGCAGAATGGAAGAATCACATCATGCTGGACAGAGAGACTGGATTAGATCCTCCGGGGATCAAGCTTCGCGCAGCCCAGGGGTTCGATGCGACCGATTTCTTTATCACAGGCTACTGGATCTGGAACAAGATCCTTGAGAATCTGGCCACGATTGGATACGACCCAACCAATGCTTTTACGGCCGCATATGATTGGCGGCTATCCTATTTAAACCTGGAAGTCCGCGATCAGTACTTCAGTCGTCTTAAGTCGTATATCGAGACGGCTGTGCTGGTTAAAGGAGAGAAGGTGACTCTAGCGTCGCACAGTATGGGTTCGCAGGTGGTTCTCTACTTCTTCAAATGGGTCGAACATCCAGATCACGGCAAAGGAGGTCGCGACTGGGTTAACAAGCACATCGCCAACTGGATCAACATCAGCGGGTGCATGCTAGGCGCCGTCAAAGGCCTGACGGCGGTGTTGTCGGGCGAGATGCGCGACACCGCCCAACTTAACGCCTTTGCCGTCTACGGCCTGGAGAAGTTCctgtccaaggaagagcGTGCCGAGATCTTCCGCGCCATGCCGGGTATATCGAGCATGCTCCCCAAGGGCGGCGAAGCAGTCTGGGGCAACTCTACCTGGGCACCGGACGATCAACCTGGCCAAGTCATGACCTTCGGCAACCTCCTCAACTTCCGCGAAACCAATTCCTCCTGGACCCGTAAAAACCTCACCACAACGGAAAGCCTGACCTACCTGCTCGACCAAAGTGAGGATTGGTACCGCCACCAGGTGCTGAGCAGCTATTCACACGGCGTCGCGCATACAACCAAGGAAGTCGAGGCGAACGAGAACGACCCGCGCACATGGCTCAACCCACTTGAGACACGGCTGCCCCTCGCCCCGGACATGAAGATCTACTGCTTCTACGGTGTGGGCAAGCCGACGGAGCGCAGTTACTTTTATCAAGAAGAACGCGATCCCCTCGTCAACCTCAACGTCAGCATTGACACCACCGTGACCACGCCAGACGGCGTAGATCGCGGCGTCCTCATGGGTGAGGGCGATGGCACGGTTAACCTGCTCAGCACAGGATACATGTGTGCCAAGGGATGGCATATTAAACGGTATAACCCCGCCGGCGTGAAAATCAAGGTCTTCGAGATGCCGCATGAGCCAGACCGATTCTCCCCCCGCGGTGGTCCGAATACaggtatcttcctcttctgcctcattCAATCAAGTATTCCGTGGGTTACTGACTGACGATGAACTCAAGGTGATCACGTCGATATCCTAGGGCGTGCCTCGCTGAACGAGCTTATCCTCCGCGTAGctggaggacaaggagaccTTATTGAGGAAACATTTGTCTCCAGAATTAAGGAATACGCCGATCGCGTCAAGATATacgaagaagaataataataataaaacGTCCTCATGAAAAccttaatatagatataatactCTGTCTCTGCTATTGGTGGGTTGCGACAAACTCTGTGCTTGTACTTTGCCGGTCTCGCTGTACATATACCACTAAAGATATCAAATTACTTTCGCAGAACATCTGGGCTCCGGCCGTACATAAGACTGTAACTCCACAAATCACACTAATTTCACATGACTGGCATGCTCAAGAGCACTCTCGGCGGATTAGGTTGAAATTGTGCACACGAAAAAGATGATCACCGCATAATAATGTACATCACTGTTCTTCATAAATCATAACGCTACCGGATTAGGAATAATGATAATGCTATGGAACAATCATCCAACAACACCTCGCTGTGCACGGGAAGCTGCTAGGGATCGGAAAGTTGTGGAGGccagaaaggagaaaaaagcTCACTTCAGACTCGAGCCGACACGCCATATAAATGGCGGCCGCGAGCCAGAGCAAAGAAAACCGAGAATGATATTAGGTCGTATTAGGAAGTCGAAAACGTGCAGCGAGGTGTGTTGCGTCCAGCAGCCAGAGAATCGAGATGGGACAGGAGGATAGAGGAGATGTTCTGTATGAACGCCATTTACCCGACGGTCACCGTGAGTAAGCTCAGTCCTCCTGGCATCGATTCCGGTTGATGCCAAATATTTGATGGAGACGTAGCTCCACGGGGTGTCCACTGTTAAAAGCAAGCGAGTGTGGGGTTGAGAGAGGACCACAGTAGCGAGTCTGGAGGACCCCTTTCTATATGCCAATGCAAGAATCATTAAAAGCATCAGAACTTTTCTAAGCGAATGTAGTGCGTGTAAAAGGCGCCCAGCCCATGTTGTTTATCCTTTCCAATGAAATCGAAACCCCCAAGTTTCCAGGCGCCGTGAAATGTGAGCGATCGACACGAATGTAAAATATTTATGCACCTAGCCGAGCTGAAAAGAAGCGAAGTTTCTCGACCAGTTGAAAGTAGTAAGCGAATGACTCAAGTTGGAATCGGTGAAAATGTTCGTTCTGCAAAAGTTGTACAAGCGAATGTCCGATGTGGCACCCTCGGAACGAGCATTAAGAATTATCGCTGGAGGCCCCAGGAAGATTCGAGCTCAAATTGAGGTCACGATCATGGCGGGCCGGCTGGTTTCGTGAAAAATGCATGTATAATCAAAACGTTAGGCAGAAGAAAATTGGGCACAACCAGGTCAATCCATCCCCAGGTCGGGATATGAAGCAACCGTCATGAATCCCTGGAGTGTCCCCAAAACGTATTAAACATATATATGTGTCGAAATCAGCTCAATGCGATAACCAAGCATGTCGTTAAAATTTGTTTGAAAACGCCGTCTCATTAGTCAATGCAGTAGCACGTACACAGTGTAGTACGTATCAAGGCTCATTGAGCAGGATCAGAAATGCCTTCCAGACTCGATGTCGGTGGCAGGAGAGGCAAGAGTCTCGCCCTCCCAAGAGTAGTGGTCGTCAACTGGACTGAGGGAGCCGGACGAAATGGATGACGAAGAACCAACGGTCCACTCATCGCTATCAAGGTTGAATTCGCCTTCGAAGCTGGCTGGACCGTACCCATAGTCGAGTGCGGAATCGCCGTACTCAACATAATCGTAGTCCCAGCGGAACATCTTATCATTCTGGACGCGAGGCATGAACCGCGTTTTAGCAAAGTAGAACGCGACAGTTGCCAAGAGGCCACCACCGACCAGATCAACAGCGTAGTGGTGCGAAAGATACATTGTAGCCCACCACATCCAGAGAGTATAGATGACAAACAAGGGCTTCAACCGTGGGAACACTTGGCTCATAAATAGAGCTGCAAGTGTCGAATCAGCGGCATGTAGGGAAGGAAATGCGCCAAACACGACGGGAGATTGTCTGAAGCCCGATGTGTACAAGTCTATCCCAAAAAGCTCATCGATGCGAGCAAGGCCCGCAGGATTACCCGGCATGGAGTAATCAGCCGGAGCCAAACCATACAGATTTTCGTACCACGGAGGAGAGCAGGGGAAAAACAGCTGAATGGTGACTGCAGCCATGCTGATGTATCCAAAAGTTCGAGCGAAAAGGGGGACGGTGCCGGGAGGACCAAAGATGAACATGATCGCTGAGCACACAAATGGCGCGCCATAATGGCAGATTCCGTAGGGAAGCCACGCCAAAACGTCAAGCACCACATTTTGGTGAGCGGAAAGGATGTTACTGATATTAGCACCGTAGAGAATGTTTTCCAGAGCCGGCAGCACGCGAACCCAGATTGCAGGGCGCCAGTCGCTCGGGATGAACCTTTCAGGAAGACATAAGTACTCATCACATATCGTGATTGTCCCTAAGGAGGTGAACTTACTGGCAAGCGTAGAAAAATATAAGCCATCCTGCAATCGGGaggaatggcaagaagaacTGGCGCGTAAtcgggagaaggagagagatgaGAAGTAGCGTAAACGCGGCGGTCTTTGCCAATGGTCCAGGTGATTCCATAACGCTCAGCGAGAATATGCCGACAATCAGCAGCAAAAGATACTGAAAGTCATAGAGCGTCCATCTATGACTTTGCAGCGACCTGAGTGTATCGACAGGTGAGAATGACGTCTGCAACGAGGATATCGATGAGGTAGGCGAGATCCGACTGCGCAGCTTGGACCGAATCTTCCGTCGCATACGGTGCGGCACGAGAAGTTGTATGGTGCGCCATGGGACTTGGATCTGGAGCTTGCCGAACTGGTTTTGCGTCCGATCCTTCCAGGATGGAAGGGTGGTATTCATCGCTGCGACGAGTCTAATCCTTTCGGACTTGATGATCCAGGAGGAGCTCGAAGGGAGACGGAGGGTGCTGCAATTATGGCGGGGGAAGAATGAAGTGTGGTCTCCTATGTGGAGTTGGCGGCCAGGGGTTCAAGGCGTCAACGTGACGAGACTCCAAGGGCGAGGATCACCGAGAGACGAAAGGTGTCGACAGCGGAGAGATTCGATCCGATAATCTCTGGAGAACGGAGAATTGATTTCGAAGAGCTAGTTTATGAGGGTGCAAGCTCCGGTCTCCAGCGGCCAAACGAGGATACTCTGGGGAAGGTCACGTTGCAAGGGTCGTACTGACGCAAGGCGGACAGGCAAGGGCAACGAGAACGAGGTTAAATCGCTAGGAGGCGCTGCATAAAACAATTTGGCCACGGAGCCGGAGGAAGGGCGAGAAGAGTTGTTATggggaagaaaatgaaaaacTGCAAGGCAGGAGAATTAAAAGAAGTAGGAAGTGAAAACGTGAGAAATGGGGAGATGGTGAGGATTTTGCTGTGACAGAGAAGCGCCCCATTCAACCTTTCATCTAAGCCCAAGAACAGTACAAAGTAATTGAAGGGCGATGGGGCCACGGACGACGACGGGTACGAATACGGCGCTAACACACTGGTATCTGTAATACACAGTTGGTTTTGGTAACAGGTCGTCACTATCACTTTTACTCTGGCGCCATGGAAGCTATCCAGGTACAACCTAACTATTTCGGGAGATAACAGGACATGCTGAGAGAGTGAGATGGCCGTGGTatcttgcttgcttgctATCAATTATTGTCTGCATCAGGAGCTACCTGATCTACAAGCAATGCGAATAATCATCATGCCAACAAAACAGCTCTTACCCACTGAGAGTGAGACACaaatacatcatcaacattatCATATCATGCCCTCATGGTCGGATGCAGCGGAAGACTCGGAGGAAACGGAAGTTCTGTCGCCGACCAACAAGAGGATGTGACAAAACTCAACAGCTCGACAAAtaaagggaaaaagaaaagaagattggGAAATTAGGTAAGACCGGTATGGTAAGGTACCGGGTGTTTTCTGCGATACGCTCGATTTCTGAGCTTTCAAGAATTATCCAATCATTGTCTCTGACTTTGAGGCTGATTAACATTTGAGATCCATTATTAAACAGCTAGGTACCAATGGGAAGCTGCGGATCTTCAGGCTCAATTTCGCTTAACCCACAATGGTCACACAGTCATCCGCAGCGGACCAAAGAAAACGCCGAGCGCCTTGCCGCCAAGAGCCGGCCATCCCTGGATCCTTTGGTTATGTAACTCCGTAATAATGTAAGATATTTCAGCCAGTCCCCAAGGCGTAGCTCGCTCCCAGAGGATCGGGAAACATGGAGAGGAACGAGGAAAAGGCTCCGGGATAACACTCAAAAGATTGCATATTCCAAACCAGGAAACAAGATGAAGAGTTTTTGCCGTAGAGTGTGTTCCACAGAGCCGCAGCATGGCAGTCTGAGGTTCTCTTGTCGGACGGCTCATGTCATGCATGAACAGATACCAACATCAACATGTTCTGATTGTTCAGACTCGGTGATGATCCGCAAGTCTATTGACCACTAATTTCGAGACGGCAGTAGTTCTAGTAAGGTAGTTCCTCCATATACGGGGGGTACCTGAGGATTGGGCACACGAGTTTCTTTCCCAACAAGGGAAGACAGAGTCGCACGACGATACAGGGTTGTTTCGTACCTGACAGAATTACTTATTTTACCAACTTACAATATCTGATACAGACATTTACAGCGACCAAGTTGGAAAAGCTGGCGGGCCGCATGTGTGATGAGAAGTTCTACATCCAAAGCTGTGTGATGCAATATTAATGTGCATAAAGGCCCTTTCATTTTATTCCAAGTCTGAAACTCCACACTTACGCATAGTCCTATGCACCATTTCCTTCTTGTTGTTTGACTTGAGATGGCAGATGAGTGATGACTATCGTAGTACCTTGTCCAGTAAGCAACAAATCGTCACCATCATGGCGCTTGATACCTGCCATACGACCCTTGGTAATAATCCATATAAGAGCATAATCTCGATCGACATTAATAAGATGGTTTCAGAAAACCGCGTCGTCCAATTCGGCCCCGGGACTTAAATGCTGTCTGCCTAGCACTACTGACAAAGGCACAAGACTACTCCTGAGCTGAGCCTTGTAGATCTATATTTACATTATTCGCACCAATTCAGGAGACAATTCGTACTCGTTCAGCATTCAATAGTGATTGATTATCTGGTGGTTGCCTGGAGCGAAGTGGATTCGCCGAGATGAAAGGAGCTTGGGCCAGCATGATGAGCCACGATCCAGCAGATCTGGGCCGAATCAAGGAATTCTTAGGGAGTCAGGTACAGCCACAAAATCAACCTTCAGAGTGCTCTTACTCCCCAATCAACATATCGAAAATCAACGATGCGGGATCTGAATGAAGTAAACTAGTTCAAAGGGCGATTgaaatatataatatttACCCATCATACAGTTCACAATGTACTGATACCTTGCGCACCTTTCTTCCACTCCCTgacctactccgtactacaTCATGCAACATGTCGAAGAATGGCCTGCGAACCAATTGTTGCGCCCCGGAGAGATGGTCATCGCAACACTCACTTGGCTGAGGGCTCAGCTGTACCGTCATCTGACTGTATCATGTCTTCCAATCACGATCACATTTCCATGGCCACATGTTCAAATAGCTAGTGGACGGTAAAACACGGAGTAAGCGCACCTTACATTCTAGGGATTTCAGACGGGATCTGTCATGCCCATTCACTAGATACTTGTCCCTTGCTTGGAAGGAGATTATTACTTACAGGCACGTTGTATTGTTCATTCTACACGAGCATATATGTTTTGGATCATGTTTACTAGTTTTGTCCATAAGCACCTCGTGATGCCTGGCCTTGATCGGCAAATCATGTATACTACATGTCTTGCAGAAATCCTAGAatatctacagagtattcTCGTAGAATTTCACACTTTAGCTTCCATACCTATCCGCACTGCCACAGTCACCGCCTCCATAGGTCAGCCccctaataataatagtttGACATGGCATGATGTCATCGAACACATGCGCGGAATGTAGAGAACAGACTTGAAAGCCTTCCAGGGTTTCTGGAATGTCGCAGCCTGGCATGCTAGCTGTAACCGTTAATGTGGAACATTCTGTGCTGCGCCACCAGAAGTAGGATGTCTCAGGGGTCTTGTAGTCGGCTGTAAGGAGGCATATGCCTATTGCCATGATTGCCGGCGACATTTGATTTGACAAGGCGTCTGCTGGATATGCTAGATGAGGTACAGTCTGGCTTGATTTCCTGCACGGTACATTCTGGATCATGAGGCCGTAAATGAATATTCACAGCCGGAACCAAGATTATTCTACCGCCCAACTGAACGCCTGAGATGAAATACAACAGAAGAATGGGGAGCCTTATTGCTCGCCATGACCCTCGCCGATGGATGCGAGCAGTTGGAATCCTTTGACGAGTCCCATTGCTGACCCGGCTGCGACACCCCCCACAAGGACCATTTGCATACCGCCGATGAACCCTCGTCGGATATTCTGTCTCCCCCTCCAACCGCTCACGAAGCACGTCTTCCCGTACCCGAAGAGAAACAGTGCTATAGCCATGGTGGCAATGGACCAGCGCAGCGCAATGAATGCGTCGTGCGGTCCGACGAAGAAGTAAGGAAGAAGCGGCACGAAACCCCCAATGAAGTAACCTAACGCGATGGTCAAAGCGCAGATGAGTGCTCGGGAGCCGGACGGTTCAGGAAGTGTGTGGTGGAAGTTCATAAGAAACGAAGGGAGCATGGGAGAGGCAGACAGGTGATCGGTGAGTTGTGAGACGAGTTCAGATGGGAGGTCGTAAGGCGCAAAGATTTCGGAGATGGTCTCTGTTGTAGCGGATGGGTCTGCAACAACTTTGTTTCGAGTCTCTTTGAGAGTAGCTCGGTAAGATTCCCTGGAAGTAAAACATCAGCCAGGCCTCTGGAGGAATCTGCATAGACACTTCAGCACTCACTCTTCACTCTTTGCGCCTAAATATCCACCCAGTCCCATAGAAATAGCTCCAGCAATAAGCTCTGCAAGACCGCCGAAGACAACCACTTTCGTATCTCCCAGGGCAGACAATCCCGCAGTGAGAGCAAAAGGGACCGTTAAGCCATCCGATAGACCGATAATTGCATCTGAAACTGTCCGCCCATCGATGATTTTAgactctttcttctctccacCTTCCCTTTGAATTGGCTTGTTTGCTTCACTCCCGCTGGCAGATTCCAGATCTTCGGATGCATTTCGAAGTGGGTAGTGATatatcttctccaagtccaGCGACTCGCTCACTGGCGAGTAGTTGGAGAGCAATCCTTTAATGGAACTGAGAGACATATTGCGTCTAGTTTCTCTCGTCTGGAGGTTGTTAGAAGACTGACGATTTAGAATCGATGTTGCAGACGAGAGTAGTCTTCACTCAAACCAAGGCGACGGCTTGGTTTTTGAGTAGATTGAATATTCACGAGCTCATCGCAATTTACTTGGATAAATGTCGACCCCAACTCTCTTAAATCTATTGCAAATCAGCAATTTCGGGCTTAAGAAATCCTGAACGAATCAAAGAATCACAAGCACAATCTCTGGGCCTCTGAGAAGGCGGATTCAGGATTCTTGACCACTCTTAGTGGAGTTATTCTCAACCTCGTTAACCGGTAGGTCAAAACAAATGAACTAAGATAATACCATGTCCTCTGAAGTCTAAGCGGCAAGTAAAGAGGGGAATGATGCGATCTGAACACGACTGTTTTGCCATGGAAAGTCCTGAGAAGGCATGCTTATTAGCACTACGACCAACCACGCAGTACGAGCACGAGCCTATCGAGAGAACATGACCAACAACGTGCTGCCAGCTCTGGCGGTCAGCTGCAAGCCGAAGAGGGGTTTCCTTGGCACGTGGACGTGTGATTCGTTCAAAGATGCGGCAGACAACGCCTCAATGGCCAACCGGACCCACTCTTTCGCGGGGGTTCCTGAAAGCTTGAGATAGCTTGTGATGGACCACTTTTCTGCATTAGAATTAGCGTGGCTTACCAGGGCCATTCAGGAATCAGTCTTATCTACAGTTATTGTCTGATTGGGGTTGCTGTTCTGCTAATGATCCATTTTCTCTAATGCAGTTAGATCAATTTTATTTTGGCTCCTGCTGATCCCATCTCGGCTCCTTGCCTCCTCGAAGTTCTACCTTATAACAATAGCTTCCGGCCAAATTATATGTTGAAGGCTTCATATGCGTCCAGAATTCACCAGTCTCTCAGCAGCTAACAACTGTGCTGTTGGCTTTTGACCACCGTTCTGTCCCTGAAACGGCATCTTTTCACACGGCCTCGAGTTGACATTGTATGTCTATGCTCTACAAAAATGAACTATTCCAAGTGGACTTATCTTCTTAACTACAAAATAATCGATAGTCTATTGAAATGAGATGTTCATTTCAGATCTGGCGAATACCTTCAACAGATGAATTCGGAGCAACTCGAATTCTAGTGTCATGATGACTCGATCCTGCAGGCACGGTACTATACTTGTGAATGAGCGTTGCGAAGCGACTAACAGCTAGGCAGCCGATGGCAGATAGTAAGCGTATGTACGATGCGGTAGGGTTCGTCGCACACTGTAACATCACTTAAAGCTCGGGATACATTGGCTATGAGTAAACTGATATTTTGGccctcttttttcttttctttctctctctctcactctctctctttctcttaaCCCTGAGCTCAATTTGCCAGCCCTGTTAGAATGCTGAAAATGAAGGGCAAATGAGGTTGTGGACGGAGGCGGTGCGTCCTAAAGCTAGGTAGTATAAACGCTGCAGCTGACAGAGTCTGCGTACGACTCAAGACACGATGTGAGGGATTTACCACGGAGATGCAACATCAGTCCTTTCCGCAGTCATGCGAAGCAAATCGTGAAGTTGTCTGATACATTCAGTTCGGACAAATCGAGGCCGTAAATCGTTCTCGTGTTGGACAAAGATGGTCTGAAGATGTGTACATTGCGAAAAACAGTAGCAAGCCCACTGGCGAAGTATGATCGATAGGGGAAAAAATATATGCTAAGAAAGTGGAAAACAAGTATGCCGCCTAAAAAATTGGCCAAACAACATCAGGAAGATTCATTTTCACCTTGAAAATGACATTGAAAAAGAATACAGCCCGACCTGCTAATTTCACGATTTCGAGTACCTGTTGCAAATATTAATCAGTCCTGAACAGGCCGCGCACAACAACGTATACTCCAAACTCACGgtttccttttctctgtCTCTGCCCCCGCCGTTGAGCCAGTCATATTCCAAAGACGGCTCTTATACGCCGGAAACGAGGTGTGATTCCAAATGTTGACCAGAATACTATTTACATACCCAGTCAGCCACGATCAGATCAGAATCTTAACCAACTTCTGCCAGCACTATACAGCGCTCGGGGTAGTCTCCATCAGTGCAAAAACTCACCTCTGGCTTCGATCTACATAGTCCTCCTCAGTCAGCTCCTTCACTCCAACTTTCACCCCATCCCTCGTAAACATAacatttttcttctccattttcGAGCGAGTATTCTTGCCGACTTCTTGGACGATGCTGTACGCAATGTACGCAATAACGGAGAAAATGATAATCGCGAccaggagaatgaagagagGAATGAGTGACTGCATTTTGCTCGTAATTGCTCAACCAATGCAATTAGAGAAACTCTAAGTTATTCAGAAATCGACAAAGGAGTGATGCTAAATTTTGGAGAAGTCTGTGTCTTTATTAGTATCTTCTTCAGGTAAGTCAACTCGTAGGGCTGAGATGAGTGGAGAGGATGACGTCGATCAGGTGCGGTGGCCGAATGACTTGAACATGAGACTTAAGATACGTACCTGTGGCTTGGACTGGGAAATTTGTTTTCAAAAAGTGGTCCGTAACGTCCAAATGGACAAAGAAGCCTCGAGGCAGTACCCAAATTTAAATGTGGGAGGGGTGAAAAAGAGGGCAGATTGTGATATGTGCATGGGCGAACCATCAATCTGATCGCCAAGGCTTTTTGGTGGGCGGGGTGGCGCATAGGAATTCTGGTGCCTAGATATCTCCTTCCAAAAAAAATGCCCCTTTCTGTTCAGTATGTAGCTTTCAGACTAGCCGGAATCAATCTTGTTACCTATTGGCTGTGTTAGAAATATTCTTCAGGAGGGGCATGTCTCTTTTGATTGGTATGTCATGAGCCGGATTAAAATGCAAAGTTGCTACTGTGGCTGCAAGTGCAACTCAATGGCTTCACCTTAATCTCCGAGTTAAAAACTATACACAGTATCTATCCGTCAAGTCGAAAATGCCCTGGCGCGATAATTTCTAGTTTAGATGCCAGAGTGATTCCAATAACTCCACATTCAACTATATAGAGAGGTACAAACTATACATTTCTCTCATAATGCATTCCCAAAAGGGGATCCTTAGGCGCTC contains the following coding sequences:
- a CDS encoding phospholipid:diacylglycerol acyltransferase, which encodes MLRRRLAKDDDVQQTKDKSRDDKGKSSPDTKTVVIQEKPQSGSFFSRPKSKRRNGLIFALGGIFGIFVALFFANQQDVISLESLMDLNLDTLIDVIPQGIIRDAREFTQHERDAVSYDPFSVGLQLQAQGIEAKHPIVMIPGVISTGLESWGTGPASRQYFRRRLWGSWSMMRALVMDKAEWKNHIMLDRETGLDPPGIKLRAAQGFDATDFFITGYWIWNKILENLATIGYDPTNAFTAAYDWRLSYLNLEVRDQYFSRLKSYIETAVLVKGEKVTLASHSMGSQVVLYFFKWVEHPDHGKGGRDWVNKHIANWINISGCMLGAVKGLTAVLSGEMRDTAQLNAFAVYGLEKFLSKEERAEIFRAMPGISSMLPKGGEAVWGNSTWAPDDQPGQVMTFGNLLNFRETNSSWTRKNLTTTESLTYLLDQSEDWYRHQVLSSYSHGVAHTTKEVEANENDPRTWLNPLETRLPLAPDMKIYCFYGVGKPTERSYFYQEERDPLVNLNVSIDTTVTTPDGVDRGVLMGEGDGTVNLLSTGYMCAKGWHIKRYNPAGVKIKVFEMPHEPDRFSPRGGPNTGIFLFCLIQSSIPWVTD
- the aurA gene encoding phosphatase PAP2 family protein codes for the protein MNTTLPSWKDRTQNQFGKLQIQVPWRTIQLLVPHRMRRKIRSKLRSRISPTSSISSLQTSFSPVDTLRSLQSHRWTLYDFQYLLLLIVGIFSLSVMESPGPLAKTAAFTLLLISLLLPITRQFFLPFLPIAGWLIFFYACQFIPSDWRPAIWVRVLPALENILYGANISNILSAHQNVVLDVLAWLPYGICHYGAPFVCSAIMFIFGPPGTVPLFARTFGYISMAAVTIQLFFPCSPPWYENLYGLAPADYSMPGNPAGLARIDELFGIDLYTSGFRQSPVVFGAFPSLHAADSTLAALFMSQVFPRLKPLFVIYTLWMWWATMYLSHHYAVDLVGGGLLATVAFYFAKTRFMPRVQNDKMFRWDYDYVEYGDSALDYGYGPASFEGEFNLDSDEWTVGSSSSISSGSLSPVDDHYSWEGETLASPATDIESGRHF
- a CDS encoding VIT1/CCC1 transporter family protein; protein product: MSLSSIKGLLSNYSPVSESLDLEKIYHYPLRNASEDLESASGSEANKPIQREGGEKKESKIIDGRTVSDAIIGLSDGLTVPFALTAGLSALGDTKVVVFGGLAELIAGAISMGLGGYLGAKSEEESYRATLKETRNKVVADPSATTETISEIFAPYDLPSELVSQLTDHLSASPMLPSFLMNFHHTLPEPSGSRALICALTIALGYFIGGFVPLLPYFFVGPHDAFIALRWSIATMAIALFLFGYGKTCFVSGWRGRQNIRRGFIGGMQMVLVGGVAAGSAMGLVKGFQLLASIGEGHGEQ